In the Piscinibacter sp. XHJ-5 genome, one interval contains:
- a CDS encoding tripartite tricarboxylate transporter substrate binding protein gives MSFTRLMRRVLCGSALLVTGIGAFAQANITRIVVPFNAGGATDGYVRLIAEEMTKRGIHTFVENKPGASGMIAGDAVARSKPDGLTLFMGSNSTLANNVVLFQKMPYDPAKDFAPVSHIGYQPSILIARASAPFSTLKDYVAYAKANPGKVNRASVGAGNITNLAGVMLDKAAGIQTTHIPYTGDPLAIQALLGDQVDVYVGSLTIVLPHVKAGKLRVLGVFDDQRLEQLPDVPTLQEAGHPLNAYAWYCLMAPAGTPPATVEKLNKTVNEILQDKDFAARASQLGVVRRGGTPQDLAKFIQSEYDKWAPVITGLGLAKTM, from the coding sequence ATGTCGTTCACCCGCCTCATGCGCCGCGTGCTGTGCGGCAGCGCCCTTCTCGTCACCGGTATCGGCGCCTTCGCGCAAGCCAACATCACCAGGATCGTGGTGCCGTTCAATGCCGGCGGAGCCACTGACGGCTATGTGAGGCTGATCGCCGAAGAAATGACCAAGCGCGGCATCCACACCTTCGTGGAGAACAAGCCCGGCGCGTCCGGCATGATCGCGGGCGACGCCGTGGCGCGCTCGAAGCCGGACGGGCTCACCCTCTTCATGGGTTCCAACAGCACACTGGCCAACAATGTCGTGCTGTTCCAGAAGATGCCGTACGACCCCGCCAAGGACTTCGCCCCGGTGTCGCACATCGGCTACCAGCCGAGCATCCTGATCGCGCGCGCCAGTGCGCCGTTCAGCACGCTGAAGGACTATGTCGCCTATGCCAAGGCCAATCCGGGCAAGGTCAATCGCGCCTCGGTCGGCGCAGGGAACATCACCAACCTCGCCGGCGTGATGCTCGACAAGGCGGCGGGCATCCAGACGACGCACATCCCCTACACCGGCGACCCCCTGGCGATCCAGGCGCTGCTGGGCGACCAGGTGGATGTGTACGTCGGTTCGCTCACGATCGTGTTGCCGCACGTGAAGGCCGGCAAGCTGCGCGTGCTGGGCGTTTTCGACGACCAGCGCCTGGAGCAGTTGCCAGACGTGCCGACCCTGCAAGAGGCCGGCCACCCGCTCAACGCGTACGCCTGGTACTGCCTCATGGCGCCGGCCGGCACGCCGCCTGCCACCGTCGAGAAGCTGAACAAGACCGTGAACGAGATCCTCCAGGACAAGGACTTCGCGGCACGCGCCAGCCAGCTGGGCGTGGTGCGTCGAGGCGGCACACCGCAAGACCTGGCCAAATTCATCCAGTCCGAATATGACAAGTGGGCGCCGGTGATCACCGGCCTGGGCCTGGCCAAGACAATGTGA
- a CDS encoding TIR domain-containing protein — MKLPKLSVWIHRAIVGSMQVVGAHGREPMPEFEVFVSYSRHDEPIVVPIIKLLRLGGHGMVFLDLDSIEPGELWRGKLEEALRTATYVVLFWCRHSSDSREVEREYRAALATGKRLVPVLLDKTPLPPGLDQYQWIDLAALADATHSKMAPPRALTTAVPAGRSREDDDLPRPEFLGGARRPILTLLARNGLPLAQPVEVSFDERGGTIGRSNSNSLVLPDIERRISRVQAAVVFGGGRYGVVNRGASAIALNGRALGTGEQAPIAAGDVLHIGDYVIGVRWEAARAAAEGDSFADLLAPVPAPAETPLPSVTPSPPQRPSAPAGQSGSRLPDDFDPFAMPLPGPLAPASPDPASLPQETSIGSIDELFGLGGSADPMCDFSSAPLDSQREMAEMIRLQLLRQASHDGLS; from the coding sequence ATGAAGCTTCCGAAACTCAGCGTCTGGATCCATCGGGCCATCGTCGGTAGCATGCAGGTGGTCGGTGCCCATGGGAGAGAGCCGATGCCCGAATTCGAAGTGTTCGTGTCGTACAGCCGGCATGACGAGCCCATTGTTGTCCCGATCATCAAGCTCTTGCGACTTGGCGGTCACGGCATGGTGTTTCTCGATCTCGATAGCATCGAACCGGGCGAGTTGTGGCGCGGCAAGCTCGAGGAGGCGCTGCGGACGGCGACGTACGTAGTCCTGTTCTGGTGCCGGCATTCGAGCGATTCGCGCGAAGTGGAGCGCGAATATCGGGCAGCATTGGCGACCGGAAAGCGCCTGGTGCCCGTCCTGCTGGACAAGACCCCCCTGCCACCCGGCCTGGACCAATACCAGTGGATTGACCTCGCGGCGCTCGCCGACGCGACTCACTCCAAAATGGCGCCGCCTCGCGCGCTAACCACCGCAGTGCCGGCGGGCCGTTCCCGCGAAGATGACGATCTCCCGCGACCGGAGTTCCTGGGGGGAGCGAGGCGTCCGATCCTGACCCTGCTTGCTCGCAACGGACTACCGCTGGCGCAACCTGTGGAGGTTTCGTTCGACGAACGCGGCGGCACCATCGGTCGATCCAACAGCAATTCACTCGTGCTGCCTGACATCGAGCGCAGGATTTCGCGGGTCCAGGCGGCCGTGGTGTTTGGCGGGGGCAGGTACGGCGTCGTCAACCGCGGCGCCAGCGCGATCGCCCTCAACGGCCGGGCGCTCGGCACAGGCGAGCAAGCGCCGATCGCAGCCGGTGACGTGCTTCATATTGGCGACTACGTCATTGGGGTGCGATGGGAGGCGGCGAGGGCCGCCGCAGAGGGGGATTCTTTCGCCGATCTGCTGGCGCCGGTCCCAGCGCCTGCTGAGACGCCCCTGCCGTCGGTGACGCCTTCGCCTCCGCAACGTCCCAGCGCGCCAGCCGGACAATCGGGCAGCCGCCTGCCGGACGACTTCGATCCCTTCGCGATGCCACTTCCCGGTCCGCTCGCGCCGGCGAGCCCCGATCCGGCCTCTCTACCGCAGGAAACCTCGATCGGCTCCATCGACGAGTTGTTCGGTCTGGGCGGCTCAGCAGATCCAATGTGCGACTTTTCGTCGGCACCGCTCGACTCGCAGCGCGAGATGGCCGAGATGATCCGCCTGCAGTTGCTACGCCAAGCCAGCCACGACGGACTTTCCTAG
- a CDS encoding transposase zinc-binding domain-containing protein, protein MDESIIAAPVTMVASAGTAAPRVSRTMSPGTTSVAGKPIRPEQTTLYRLVQQHAASFIAHTEASTRSELPRFIKVEFDAFLECGILAHGFLRLRCGECGHDKLLAFSCKRRGFCPIVRGPRAMSAALESGRCRREFPAA, encoded by the coding sequence ATGGATGAATCGATCATCGCCGCGCCGGTGACCATGGTCGCGTCCGCCGGCACCGCGGCCCCAAGGGTGAGTCGCACGATGTCGCCCGGAACCACCTCGGTCGCCGGCAAGCCCATCCGCCCCGAGCAGACCACGCTGTACCGCCTGGTGCAGCAGCATGCGGCCAGCTTCATCGCGCACACCGAGGCCAGTACCAGATCGGAGCTGCCGCGGTTCATCAAGGTCGAGTTCGACGCCTTCCTTGAGTGCGGCATCCTGGCGCACGGCTTCCTGAGGCTGCGCTGCGGCGAGTGCGGCCACGACAAGCTGCTGGCCTTCAGCTGCAAGCGTCGCGGGTTCTGCCCAATCGTGCGCGGACCCCGAGCAATGTCTGCCGCCCTTGAAAGCGGTCGTTGCCGACGTGAATTTCCCGCCGCTTGA
- a CDS encoding winged helix-turn-helix domain-containing protein yields MNRCETDRSPIFGTQCRPPAPAEACRFGRFELRPAQRLLLAEGAPLPVGARAFGLLLVLVAEHDRVVSDDELLARVWPGLVLEENNLRQHVSGLRKRLGAQALATVPGRGYRFTLLIRYL; encoded by the coding sequence GTGAATCGTTGTGAAACCGATCGCTCGCCAATCTTCGGCACCCAATGTCGACCCCCTGCCCCCGCTGAGGCGTGCCGCTTCGGCCGGTTCGAGCTGCGGCCGGCGCAGCGCCTGCTGCTGGCCGAGGGCGCGCCGCTGCCGGTCGGCGCGCGCGCCTTCGGCCTGCTGCTGGTGCTGGTGGCGGAGCACGATCGTGTCGTGTCGGACGACGAACTGCTGGCCCGCGTCTGGCCCGGCCTGGTGCTCGAGGAGAACAACCTTCGCCAGCATGTATCGGGGCTGCGCAAGCGCCTCGGCGCCCAGGCGCTGGCCACGGTGCCAGGACGCGGCTACCGCTTCACGCTGCTGATCCGATATCTCTAA
- a CDS encoding DUF1566 domain-containing protein codes for MNFRKLTIAMCCMAALAALYETAQAAAAAGGTDLRGVTQNWDKVLPSETGAGCPNWSTRFTCVMNNSAVRDNETGLVWTHPLHWQGQPWPMSWHHAKLECANLAVGNRKGWRLPSVTELASLIDMSNPAEVKLPANRPFIYQQTPQGHAYWTSTPLKQPLSDLAPEVYVVGFQGGWVATIDATYFQGLVWCVRGGQPPASGY; via the coding sequence ATGAACTTTCGCAAACTGACGATCGCCATGTGCTGCATGGCCGCTCTCGCCGCCTTGTACGAGACGGCGCAAGCCGCGGCCGCCGCGGGCGGCACCGACCTGCGTGGCGTCACCCAGAACTGGGACAAGGTCCTGCCCTCCGAAACCGGCGCCGGCTGTCCCAACTGGTCGACCCGCTTCACCTGCGTGATGAACAACTCGGCGGTGCGCGACAACGAAACCGGCCTGGTCTGGACCCACCCGCTTCATTGGCAAGGTCAGCCGTGGCCGATGTCCTGGCACCACGCGAAACTCGAATGCGCAAATCTGGCCGTCGGCAACCGCAAGGGCTGGCGCCTGCCTTCAGTGACCGAACTGGCCAGCCTCATCGACATGAGCAACCCGGCCGAGGTCAAGCTGCCCGCGAACAGGCCCTTCATCTACCAGCAAACTCCTCAAGGCCACGCCTATTGGACGTCGACCCCGCTCAAGCAACCCTTGTCGGACCTTGCGCCGGAAGTCTATGTCGTCGGTTTCCAGGGTGGCTGGGTCGCCACGATCGACGCCACGTATTTTCAAGGTCTTGTCTGGTGCGTTCGCGGCGGCCAACCGCCTGCAAGCGGCTACTGA
- a CDS encoding class I SAM-dependent methyltransferase → MSTPIDLHTLKARQQAAWASGDYAVIGTTLQIVGEHLAEACDLRTDERVLDVAAGNGNATLAAARRGCIVTSTDYVGSLLERGAERARAERLQATFQVADAEALPFDDASFDAVLSTFGVMFSPDQSRAAAELARVCRPGGRIGLANWTPEGFIGQVFKTLGRHLPPPAGVQPPSRWGVEANLHALFGETAGAISVTPRIFNFRYRCAAHFIDVFRTWYGPIHKAFAALPADAAQALERDLTTLLTRMNRAGGASLVVPSEYLEVVVTRR, encoded by the coding sequence ATGTCCACCCCCATCGACCTCCACACCCTCAAAGCCCGCCAGCAGGCCGCCTGGGCCAGCGGCGACTACGCCGTCATCGGCACCACGCTGCAGATCGTCGGCGAGCACCTCGCCGAGGCCTGCGACCTGCGCACGGACGAGCGCGTGCTCGACGTGGCTGCCGGCAATGGCAATGCCACGCTGGCCGCGGCGCGCCGAGGCTGCATCGTCACGTCCACCGACTACGTCGGCAGCCTGCTCGAACGCGGCGCCGAGCGCGCCCGCGCCGAACGCCTGCAGGCCACCTTCCAGGTCGCCGACGCCGAGGCCCTGCCGTTCGACGACGCCAGCTTCGACGCGGTGCTGTCGACCTTCGGCGTGATGTTCTCGCCCGACCAGTCGCGCGCCGCCGCCGAGCTGGCGCGCGTGTGCCGCCCCGGCGGCCGCATCGGCCTGGCGAACTGGACGCCCGAGGGCTTCATCGGCCAGGTCTTCAAGACCCTGGGCCGCCACCTGCCGCCGCCGGCGGGCGTGCAGCCGCCATCACGCTGGGGCGTCGAGGCCAACCTGCACGCCCTGTTCGGCGAGACGGCCGGCGCCATCTCGGTGACGCCGCGCATCTTCAATTTCCGCTACCGCTGCGCGGCGCACTTCATCGACGTCTTCCGCACCTGGTACGGCCCCATCCACAAGGCGTTTGCCGCGCTGCCGGCCGACGCTGCGCAGGCCCTGGAGCGCGATCTGACGACGCTGCTGACGCGCATGAACCGCGCCGGGGGTGCCTCGCTGGTCGTGCCCAGCGAATACCTCGAGGTCGTCGTCACGCGGCGATGA
- a CDS encoding alpha/beta hydrolase has protein sequence MNTMVTAAIDERPVLPAVPFHREAGSGPGVVCIHCNASSSSQWRPLMDRLAPRHRVLAPDTHGAGRGPAWPTDRPLTLHDEVALLEPVFERAGAPFALVGHSYGAAVALLAALKQPERVHALVLYEPTLFALVDAASPAPNAADGIRETVARAAAALAAGHRAAAAEAFIDYWMGVGAWAAKPESQRSAIEAAIVNVQGWGGALLGETTPLAAFRALDMPVLLMQGSETTTSARAVSNLLARTLPRGETQTFRGVGHMGPITHPAVVDTAIADFLRRHPAPPGGPVIARTMRSLCSN, from the coding sequence ATGAACACCATGGTCACCGCCGCGATCGACGAGCGCCCGGTCCTGCCGGCCGTGCCCTTCCACCGCGAAGCCGGCAGCGGTCCGGGCGTGGTCTGCATCCACTGCAACGCGAGCAGCTCGTCGCAGTGGCGGCCGCTGATGGACCGGCTGGCGCCGCGCCACCGCGTGCTGGCGCCGGACACCCACGGCGCCGGCCGGGGTCCGGCCTGGCCGACCGACCGCCCACTGACGCTGCACGACGAAGTGGCGCTGCTGGAGCCGGTGTTCGAGCGCGCCGGCGCGCCGTTCGCGCTGGTCGGCCACTCGTACGGCGCGGCCGTCGCGCTGCTCGCCGCATTGAAGCAGCCCGAGCGGGTGCACGCGCTGGTCCTCTACGAGCCGACGCTGTTCGCGCTGGTCGATGCCGCGTCGCCGGCGCCGAACGCGGCCGACGGCATCCGCGAGACGGTGGCGCGCGCCGCCGCAGCGCTGGCCGCCGGCCATCGCGCGGCTGCGGCCGAAGCCTTCATCGACTATTGGATGGGTGTCGGCGCCTGGGCCGCCAAGCCCGAGTCGCAGCGCAGCGCGATCGAGGCCGCCATCGTCAACGTGCAGGGTTGGGGCGGGGCGCTGCTCGGCGAGACCACGCCGCTCGCTGCGTTCCGGGCGCTGGACATGCCGGTGCTGCTGATGCAGGGCAGCGAAACAACGACCTCGGCGCGGGCCGTCAGCAATCTGCTCGCACGAACACTGCCCCGGGGCGAGACGCAGACCTTTCGCGGGGTCGGCCACATGGGCCCGATCACGCACCCGGCAGTGGTCGACACGGCCATCGCGGACTTTCTGCGGCGCCATCCGGCGCCCCCTGGTGGGCCGGTGATCGCCCGAACCATGCGATCGTTGTGTTCGAACTGA